From the genome of Anaerolineae bacterium, one region includes:
- the fabG gene encoding 3-oxoacyl-[acyl-carrier-protein] reductase, which translates to MKLDGKVAIVTGSSRGIGRAIALKLASLGAKVVVNYNKGAQAAQEVVEEIKARGGEAIAIQADVSKFEEAQRLVDESIKAFGKVDILVNNAGINRDNLLAMMKESDWDEVIDTNLKSAFNCSRAVLRTMLKQRYGRIINITSIAGIRGNPGQANYCASKAGLIGFTKALAKELGPRNITVNAVAPGFIETDMTASLPEELKRKAIELTPLGRVGKPEDVANAVAFLASDEASFITGQVLAVDGGLAT; encoded by the coding sequence ATGAAACTTGACGGGAAGGTGGCTATAGTTACCGGAAGTTCCCGGGGGATAGGAAGAGCGATAGCCTTAAAACTGGCCTCCCTTGGGGCAAAAGTAGTGGTAAATTACAACAAAGGAGCTCAAGCGGCCCAGGAAGTGGTGGAGGAAATTAAAGCCAGAGGTGGTGAAGCCATTGCCATTCAAGCCGATGTAAGCAAATTTGAAGAGGCCCAGCGTCTCGTAGATGAATCTATCAAAGCCTTTGGCAAGGTGGATATCCTGGTTAACAACGCTGGCATAAACCGTGACAATCTCTTGGCTATGATGAAAGAATCGGATTGGGATGAAGTGATAGATACTAACCTGAAGAGCGCTTTCAATTGTTCCAGAGCCGTCCTTCGCACCATGCTCAAACAGCGCTATGGCCGCATAATTAATATTACTTCAATTGCAGGGATCAGGGGGAATCCGGGCCAGGCAAATTATTGTGCTTCCAAGGCGGGCCTTATAGGTTTTACAAAGGCCTTAGCCAAAGAGCTTGGCCCCCGCAATATCACAGTTAATGCCGTGGCTCCGGGCTTTATTGAAACCGATATGACTGCTTCTCTGCCGGAGGAGCTCAAGAGGAAGGCCATTGAACTTACTCCATTGGGTAGGGTTGGGAAACCTGAAGATGTAGCCAATGCAGTAGCCTTTCTGGCTTCCGATGAGGCCAGTTTTATAACAGGCCAGGTTTTAGCCGTAGACGGAGGTTTAGCCACTTAA
- the fabD gene encoding ACP S-malonyltransferase, with protein MKLAFVFPGQGSQYVGMGREAFESYQEAAEVFMLADEILKFPLSRLCFEGPEEALNDTINTQPAVFVVSLALWEALKSRIEVDRALFVAGHSLGEYTALVASCAMSFEEGLSLVRTRACLMKESGEKHRGGMAAVIGINLQKLEGICQEISFRTGLCLKVANHNSPEQYVISGHREALEEAFLALRAVGAKVIPLKVSGAFHTELMASVQEGLKKALSEVNIKPAVWPVVANTKAFPIQNPEEIVEELALQLTRPVLWKESVEFMAQSGVEVFVEIGPGKVLTGLIKRTAPGARVFNIGNSSELESFIKELKEMNYGKEGT; from the coding sequence ATGAAACTAGCCTTTGTTTTCCCCGGACAGGGTTCCCAATACGTAGGTATGGGGAGAGAAGCCTTTGAGTCTTACCAGGAAGCAGCGGAAGTCTTCATGTTAGCCGATGAAATCCTTAAATTTCCCCTCTCCCGGCTTTGTTTTGAAGGCCCAGAAGAGGCCCTTAATGATACTATAAATACCCAGCCAGCTGTTTTTGTAGTTTCCCTGGCTTTATGGGAAGCATTGAAGAGTAGGATAGAAGTGGATAGAGCTCTCTTTGTAGCTGGCCACAGTCTCGGGGAATACACTGCCCTGGTGGCTTCGTGTGCTATGAGCTTTGAGGAGGGGCTTTCACTGGTAAGAACAAGGGCTTGCCTGATGAAGGAAAGCGGAGAAAAGCATCGTGGAGGAATGGCAGCCGTTATCGGAATAAACCTCCAGAAGCTTGAAGGGATATGTCAGGAAATATCTTTCCGCACAGGTTTATGTCTTAAAGTCGCCAACCATAACTCTCCAGAGCAATACGTCATCTCAGGGCATAGAGAGGCGTTGGAAGAAGCTTTCTTGGCCCTCAGAGCTGTCGGAGCTAAGGTCATACCTCTTAAAGTGAGTGGAGCCTTTCACACAGAATTGATGGCTTCAGTGCAGGAAGGATTAAAAAAGGCCCTTTCCGAAGTTAATATAAAACCTGCGGTCTGGCCTGTTGTAGCCAATACTAAGGCTTTTCCCATCCAGAATCCTGAAGAGATAGTGGAGGAATTAGCGCTACAATTGACAAGACCGGTCCTCTGGAAAGAATCGGTAGAATTCATGGCCCAGAGTGGGGTTGAAGTTTTTGTAGAGATCGGCCCTGGGAAAGTGCTTACCGGTCTTATCAAAAGAACAGCGCCAGGAGCTAGGGTTTTCAACATTGGGAACTCTTCCGAACTCGAGAGTTTTATTAAAGAACTCAAGGAGATGAACTATGGAAAAGAGGGGACTTGA
- the fabK gene encoding enoyl-[acyl-carrier-protein] reductase FabK — MLKTPLCDLLGIKHPIIQGGMAWVATAELVSAVSEAGGLGVLGAGNAPPDYVRDQIRKIKERTDKPFGVNVPMFSPYVSEVVKICIEEKVPVMTTGGGNPAPFIGLLKEAGIIVIPVVASVALAKRLERLGVDALVAEGMESGGHIGDVATMPLVPQVVDAVKIPVIAAGGIADGRGLAAALALGAVGVQMGTRFICTEECIAHPVYKEQIVKAHDRATMVTGHSLGHPVRALKNPMVHRFQELEKKGASEEEIIAFGTGALRKAVLEGDWENGSFMAGQSCGLIHDIVPVKVLIERIIAEAEEILTKKLPSYVAK, encoded by the coding sequence ATGCTAAAAACTCCTCTCTGCGATTTGTTAGGGATAAAGCACCCCATTATCCAGGGAGGAATGGCATGGGTGGCTACTGCCGAATTGGTTTCGGCTGTCTCAGAAGCTGGAGGCCTTGGAGTATTGGGGGCTGGAAACGCTCCTCCAGATTATGTAAGGGACCAGATTCGTAAGATAAAGGAGCGGACTGACAAACCTTTTGGGGTAAACGTTCCCATGTTTTCCCCTTACGTTTCTGAAGTGGTAAAGATATGCATTGAAGAAAAAGTTCCGGTAATGACAACTGGGGGAGGGAATCCAGCTCCCTTCATAGGCCTCCTCAAAGAAGCAGGGATAATAGTTATTCCGGTAGTGGCCTCGGTAGCGCTCGCCAAGCGCCTTGAACGATTAGGGGTTGATGCTCTGGTGGCCGAAGGGATGGAATCAGGTGGCCATATCGGGGACGTGGCCACCATGCCACTTGTCCCTCAGGTGGTAGATGCCGTGAAGATACCTGTTATTGCAGCCGGTGGCATCGCCGACGGACGTGGTCTTGCAGCTGCCCTTGCCCTTGGGGCTGTCGGAGTGCAGATGGGGACTCGCTTTATTTGCACTGAAGAATGCATTGCGCATCCTGTTTACAAAGAGCAAATTGTGAAAGCTCACGATAGAGCCACTATGGTGACAGGGCATAGCCTTGGTCACCCTGTTAGAGCCCTCAAAAACCCCATGGTTCACCGGTTCCAGGAATTAGAGAAGAAGGGAGCTTCAGAAGAGGAAATAATTGCCTTTGGCACCGGCGCCCTTCGTAAGGCAGTGCTGGAAGGAGATTGGGAAAACGGTTCCTTCATGGCGGGACAATCCTGTGGCCTTATACACGACATAGTCCCGGTAAAAGTCCTTATTGAGCGAATAATAGCTGAAGCAGAGGAAATTTTGACCAAAAAACTTCCTTCTTACGTTGCAAAATGA
- the rpmF gene encoding 50S ribosomal protein L32, whose product MGALPKKKVSKGRRDRRRSHYSVKPPQLAPCPSCHKPTLPHRVCPYCGNYRGIKVLKVEEE is encoded by the coding sequence ATGGGAGCTCTGCCCAAGAAAAAGGTTTCCAAGGGCCGAAGAGACAGGCGTCGAAGCCATTATTCCGTTAAACCTCCCCAGCTTGCGCCCTGTCCCTCATGCCACAAGCCAACCCTCCCTCACAGGGTATGCCCTTACTGTGGAAACTACCGGGGGATAAAGGTGTTAAAGGTAGAAGAAGAGTAA
- a CDS encoding DUF177 domain-containing protein has product MLSFNVAQLLKEPTGAFREYEIHESVEGLDESFSPAGPLVGKVVLLHAGRYNILVTGTFRIPLNLYCGRCLEPVVETIEFQIKEEFKATIDVDTGSHLAWDPAEVEESNLIDSSHILDLTEVIRQHIILNIPMKSLCRPDCPGLCPKCGHNLNLGPCGCEEEEIDPRWAALKALKVALEN; this is encoded by the coding sequence TTGCTTAGTTTTAACGTTGCCCAACTTCTCAAAGAACCCACAGGGGCTTTCCGGGAATACGAAATACATGAGTCGGTAGAAGGCCTGGATGAAAGCTTCAGCCCGGCTGGACCCCTTGTGGGCAAGGTTGTTCTCCTTCACGCTGGTCGTTATAACATCCTGGTAACAGGCACTTTTAGAATACCCCTAAACCTCTACTGCGGCCGTTGCCTGGAGCCAGTTGTGGAAACCATTGAGTTTCAAATAAAGGAAGAGTTCAAGGCCACCATAGATGTAGACACAGGCTCTCATCTCGCCTGGGACCCAGCCGAGGTGGAGGAGAGCAACTTGATAGACTCTTCTCACATTCTGGATCTCACAGAAGTTATACGCCAGCACATTATCCTGAACATCCCGATGAAATCTCTGTGCAGGCCCGATTGCCCTGGGCTTTGCCCTAAATGTGGCCACAACCTCAATTTGGGGCCATGTGGATGCGAGGAAGAGGAAATAGATCCACGCTGGGCAGCTCTTAAAGCCCTTAAAGTTGCTCTTGAAAATTAA
- the ftsH gene encoding ATP-dependent zinc metalloprotease FtsH: protein MRRGASRNEILYLLILVLVGVLLFSMFSSPKAYTEVPLSTVAQWLKDGEVEELIVSDGEVKVKKAGSTRLYMAYKEIGVSVTETLSNLGVPQEKLAQVKIVVEKRSRLGEWVTVLGGLLPLIFVAALFYFLMRQAQGANNQAFSFGKSRARLFTTERPTVTFDDVAGVDEAKEELKEVVEFLREPQKFAALGARIPKGVLLVGPPGTGKTLLAKAVAGEAGVPFFSISGSEFVEMFVGVGAARVRDLFDQAKRHSPCIVFIDEIDAVGRYRGAGLGGSHDEREQTLNQILVEMDGFDTDTNVIVMAATNRPDILDPALLRPGRFDRRVVLDRPDVKGRRAILEVHVRNKPLDKDVDLDVLARETPGFVGADIENMVNEAAILAARRNKKAIGMREFQEAIERVIAGPERKSRIISEEERRIIAYHEAGHALVMHHLPNCDPVHKISIIARGMALGYTMPLPEEDRYLQRKSKFLDDLSGLLAGRAAEEIVFGDITTGAANDLEQATKLARAMVTRYGMSEKLGPMTFGEKQELVFLGKEIGEQREYSEKVAQEIDEEVRRIIQQAYEKAKEILRTHRSKLDRLAQALMEKETLEGEELKVYLN, encoded by the coding sequence CCCTAAAGCCTATACCGAAGTGCCTCTCTCCACCGTAGCCCAGTGGCTTAAGGATGGGGAGGTGGAAGAGTTAATCGTTTCCGATGGTGAAGTCAAGGTCAAGAAAGCCGGAAGCACTCGGCTCTACATGGCTTATAAGGAGATTGGGGTCAGCGTAACGGAAACCTTGTCCAACCTCGGTGTCCCCCAGGAGAAATTGGCCCAGGTCAAGATAGTAGTGGAAAAGCGCAGCCGTCTTGGGGAATGGGTGACGGTTTTGGGAGGGCTTTTGCCCCTGATTTTCGTGGCTGCCCTCTTCTATTTCCTTATGCGTCAGGCACAAGGAGCCAACAATCAAGCTTTCTCCTTTGGCAAAAGCAGGGCCAGACTTTTCACTACCGAAAGGCCTACCGTGACTTTTGACGATGTAGCTGGGGTGGATGAGGCCAAAGAAGAACTCAAAGAGGTGGTGGAATTCCTCCGGGAACCCCAGAAATTCGCAGCTCTGGGAGCCAGAATACCTAAAGGGGTGCTTCTGGTAGGACCGCCTGGGACAGGCAAAACCTTGCTGGCCAAAGCAGTGGCCGGCGAAGCGGGAGTCCCCTTTTTCTCCATAAGCGGTTCCGAATTCGTGGAAATGTTCGTGGGTGTTGGCGCTGCAAGAGTAAGGGACCTTTTCGACCAGGCTAAACGCCACAGTCCTTGCATTGTGTTCATTGACGAGATAGACGCAGTTGGCCGATATCGTGGAGCAGGCCTGGGCGGTTCTCACGATGAAAGAGAACAAACTCTAAACCAGATACTGGTGGAGATGGACGGCTTTGACACTGACACTAACGTTATAGTCATGGCAGCCACCAACAGACCTGACATCCTTGATCCCGCCCTCCTGAGGCCGGGTCGATTTGACCGACGTGTTGTCCTGGACAGGCCTGATGTGAAAGGCCGCAGGGCTATTCTGGAAGTACACGTGCGCAACAAACCTCTGGACAAAGATGTAGATCTGGACGTTCTGGCTCGGGAGACCCCGGGCTTTGTAGGAGCTGATATCGAGAACATGGTCAACGAAGCTGCTATCCTTGCTGCTCGCCGCAACAAGAAAGCCATAGGAATGAGAGAATTCCAGGAGGCTATAGAGAGAGTAATCGCTGGCCCCGAACGCAAAAGCCGTATAATAAGCGAGGAAGAAAGGCGCATTATCGCTTACCACGAAGCTGGCCACGCTCTGGTCATGCATCACCTGCCCAATTGCGACCCAGTCCATAAAATCTCTATCATTGCAAGGGGAATGGCCCTTGGTTACACCATGCCCCTTCCAGAAGAGGATCGTTATCTTCAGCGCAAATCCAAGTTCCTGGATGACCTTTCCGGACTCCTGGCTGGCAGGGCGGCAGAAGAAATTGTTTTCGGCGATATTACCACGGGTGCTGCTAACGACCTGGAACAAGCTACAAAATTGGCGAGAGCGATGGTTACTCGCTACGGCATGAGCGAAAAGCTCGGCCCTATGACCTTTGGAGAAAAGCAAGAGCTGGTCTTCCTGGGCAAAGAGATCGGAGAGCAAAGGGAATACAGCGAAAAAGTAGCTCAGGAGATAGACGAAGAAGTTAGGAGAATAATCCAGCAAGCCTATGAAAAGGCCAAAGAAATTCTGAGGACTCATCGAAGTAAGCTGGACCGTTTAGCTCAAGCTCTCATGGAAAAGGAAACCCTGGAGGGGGAGGAACTTAAGGTTTACCTTAACTAA